A genomic region of Streptomyces sp. R33 contains the following coding sequences:
- a CDS encoding DoxX family protein, translated as MTAAQITLAVILTLLFLPLGAAKIAAVPFMRQAAAHLGMSPGLYRVVGTLEVSGALGLVLGLASTPLGMAAAIGLALLMTAAAVAHLRHGDPPARALPAVVLALTAVAYAGVTIGTG; from the coding sequence ATGACAGCCGCGCAGATCACCCTCGCCGTCATCCTGACCCTGCTCTTCCTGCCACTGGGAGCGGCGAAGATCGCCGCGGTGCCGTTCATGCGCCAGGCGGCAGCACACCTCGGCATGTCGCCGGGCCTCTACCGCGTCGTCGGCACCCTGGAAGTGTCCGGAGCCCTCGGACTGGTACTCGGACTGGCTTCCACCCCACTCGGGATGGCCGCCGCGATCGGGCTGGCGCTGCTGATGACCGCGGCCGCCGTGGCCCACCTGCGCCACGGCGACCCGCCCGCGCGGGCCCTGCCCGCCGTCGTCCTGGCCCTGACGGCGGTGGCGTACGCCGGGGTGACGATCGGTACCGGCTGA
- a CDS encoding IS110 family transposase produces MTSEIAQDIADQDVFGGVDSHADTVHVAVISDNGGHLADAEFTTTAAGYTAALAFLDAHGHVIAIGVEGTSSYGAGFTRAARSHGHTVVEVNRPDRAERRRIGKSDPIDAYAAARAAMSGRASSAPKDDTVAGICALHNAARSAVKARTAALNQITHILFAAPESIRAKYGQLRGTDRTDALARLRPAGDAVHTAVLAALKILARRVKELTAEHAALTKALDSQVTVQNPGLRATYGVGPDTAAQLLITAGGNPERMRTEASFAALCGAAPVPASSGRTNRHRLSRGGDRAANAALYRIALVRMAADSRTREYVARQTAAGRTKKEIIRLLKRAIAREMFRCLTTTVAVPGIADLRPLRQSKNITLTAAARHFGLWPATISALERGIRRDDDLAHTYRDWLTAA; encoded by the coding sequence ATGACATCAGAGATTGCGCAGGACATCGCGGACCAGGATGTGTTCGGCGGGGTCGACTCCCATGCCGACACCGTCCACGTCGCGGTCATCAGCGACAACGGCGGCCACCTCGCAGACGCCGAGTTCACCACCACCGCCGCCGGATACACCGCGGCCCTGGCCTTCCTGGATGCCCACGGCCACGTGATCGCGATCGGCGTGGAAGGCACCTCCTCATACGGCGCCGGCTTCACCCGCGCCGCTCGCTCACACGGGCACACGGTCGTCGAGGTCAACCGGCCCGACCGCGCCGAACGCCGCCGCATCGGCAAGTCCGACCCCATCGACGCCTACGCCGCCGCCCGCGCCGCCATGTCCGGACGGGCCTCCAGCGCGCCCAAGGACGACACCGTCGCCGGCATATGCGCCCTGCACAACGCCGCCCGCTCCGCAGTCAAGGCCCGCACCGCCGCCCTGAACCAGATCACCCACATCCTCTTCGCAGCCCCCGAGAGCATCCGCGCCAAATACGGACAACTTCGGGGAACGGACCGCACCGACGCGCTGGCCCGGCTACGGCCCGCCGGGGACGCGGTCCACACCGCGGTCCTCGCCGCCCTCAAGATCCTCGCCCGACGCGTCAAAGAGCTGACCGCCGAGCACGCGGCCCTGACCAAAGCCCTGGACAGCCAGGTGACCGTCCAGAACCCCGGCCTGCGGGCCACCTACGGAGTCGGCCCCGACACCGCGGCCCAGCTACTGATCACGGCGGGCGGCAACCCCGAACGCATGCGGACCGAGGCCTCCTTCGCCGCCCTCTGCGGAGCCGCACCGGTGCCGGCCTCCAGCGGCAGAACGAACCGCCACCGCCTCTCACGAGGCGGCGACCGGGCTGCCAACGCCGCCCTCTACCGCATCGCACTCGTCCGCATGGCCGCAGACTCCCGCACCCGCGAATACGTGGCCCGACAGACGGCCGCGGGCCGCACGAAGAAGGAGATCATCCGGCTCCTGAAGCGAGCGATCGCCCGGGAGATGTTCCGCTGCCTGACCACTACAGTCGCCGTCCCCGGCATCGCCGATCTGAGACCTCTACGGCAGTCCAAGAACATCACCCTCACCGCCGCCGCACGGCACTTCGGCCTCTGGCCAGCCACGATCTCCGCCCTGGAACGAGGAATCCGCCGAGACGACGACCTTGCCCACACCTACCGGGACTGGCTCACCGCTGCTTGA
- a CDS encoding LysR family transcriptional regulator, with the protein MDTLETRELRYFVAVAEELHFGRAAERLGMAQPPLSRAIQQLERRLGVCLLQRNRRGVSLTGAGEVLLHEGRAALDATAAAARRTRRAGGADSPGGSRGRLVLAVKAAASHELLRNLLDAYAAEPGSAEIEVLLCGMCEQEELLRDGRADVALMHAPWNSLAGFDSEALTTEGQVAVLPAGHPLAARETLSLADVRDVPDLPLARWPTHGTYAPCPGPEIHNQTQLAQLIALGRTVAVVPDSARSWLWAEHTAVPLTDAPPVVTHIAWPAHSRSLALAGLVRTAARL; encoded by the coding sequence GTGGACACCCTGGAGACCCGCGAGTTGAGGTACTTCGTGGCGGTCGCCGAGGAACTGCACTTCGGGCGGGCTGCCGAGCGCCTCGGCATGGCCCAGCCCCCGCTGTCGCGGGCGATCCAGCAGCTCGAACGGCGCCTCGGGGTCTGCCTGCTGCAGCGCAACCGCCGTGGTGTCAGCCTGACCGGTGCCGGAGAGGTGCTGTTGCACGAGGGCCGGGCGGCCCTCGACGCGACCGCTGCCGCTGCTCGCCGTACCCGGCGCGCCGGCGGTGCCGACAGCCCTGGCGGCTCCCGCGGCCGGCTGGTCCTTGCGGTGAAGGCCGCCGCGTCGCACGAACTGCTGCGGAATCTTCTCGACGCCTACGCGGCCGAGCCCGGCAGTGCCGAGATCGAGGTGCTGCTGTGCGGTATGTGCGAGCAGGAGGAGTTACTCCGCGACGGACGTGCTGATGTCGCGCTCATGCACGCGCCGTGGAACTCCCTCGCGGGGTTCGACAGCGAGGCACTGACGACCGAGGGACAGGTCGCCGTCCTGCCTGCCGGGCACCCGCTCGCCGCCCGCGAGACCTTGTCGCTGGCTGATGTCAGGGATGTCCCCGATCTGCCGCTCGCCCGCTGGCCCACCCACGGCACCTACGCACCCTGCCCGGGCCCCGAGATCCACAACCAGACGCAACTGGCTCAGTTGATCGCCCTCGGACGCACCGTGGCGGTCGTCCCCGACTCCGCCCGCTCCTGGCTGTGGGCCGAGCACACGGCCGTCCCCTTGACCGACGCACCTCCCGTCGTGACCCACATCGCCTGGCCCGCGCACAGCCGCTCCCTCGCCCTGGCCGGCCTGGTCCGCACGGCCGCACGGCTATGA
- a CDS encoding MerR family transcriptional regulator — translation MRIGELAKRTGVSPRSLRYYEDQGLLTSSRSDAGQRHYSDAAVQRVSLIRQLFDAGMSSRVIATVLPCVDIPGDQGVAEETFAARMRERDRIDADIAHLIETRDALDALIRANSRHRAELSMAPEPAAQST, via the coding sequence ATGCGGATAGGCGAGCTTGCCAAGCGCACGGGCGTGAGTCCGCGCTCACTGCGGTACTACGAAGACCAGGGGCTGCTGACCAGCTCACGCTCCGATGCGGGCCAGCGTCACTATTCCGATGCTGCGGTCCAGCGCGTGTCGCTCATCCGACAGCTGTTCGACGCGGGGATGTCCAGCCGGGTGATCGCGACTGTGCTGCCGTGTGTGGACATCCCGGGTGACCAGGGGGTCGCCGAGGAGACGTTCGCGGCGAGGATGCGCGAGCGCGACCGGATCGACGCCGACATCGCGCACCTGATCGAGACCCGGGATGCACTCGACGCGCTGATCAGGGCCAACAGCCGGCACCGGGCGGAGCTGTCCATGGCCCCGGAACCGGCGGCGCAGTCGACCTGA